From Draconibacterium halophilum, one genomic window encodes:
- a CDS encoding glutamate ligase, which translates to MEKSNYKFEPLPGYEHFEATTQIVIAEILRRKLDFEIIDAENNLISVQYNNKEYIIHEGTISDANSLIAFWISNDKWMTRQFLQRKGISHAKGILLEPGYQTDVLDAVPLPVVVKPADTDHGIAVSTNIQSREEQTSAIDHAFKFTKKVIVEKFCPGQEYRFLVIDYVVRAIAWREPANVTGDGESSIQQLVDEKNMGRGTDYTHPLLKINIDEEVIRHLNALSMTPETILKNGEKVYLRKNSNLSTGGDSIDVTDEIPDFYKNVAVEAAKSAGLKIAGIDIIIKDTKVTASPDNYIVVELNAPAMLSMHNYPYIGKNRHVEKYVLDSILNSK; encoded by the coding sequence GTCGCAAGTTAGATTTTGAAATTATCGATGCCGAAAATAACCTTATTTCGGTTCAATACAACAATAAAGAATACATCATCCACGAAGGAACTATTTCGGATGCTAACAGCCTAATTGCCTTTTGGATATCAAACGACAAATGGATGACCCGGCAATTCCTGCAACGAAAAGGGATTAGCCATGCAAAAGGTATTCTGCTTGAGCCGGGGTATCAAACCGATGTTTTGGATGCAGTTCCGTTGCCGGTAGTAGTAAAACCTGCTGACACTGACCATGGGATTGCAGTAAGTACAAATATTCAAAGTAGAGAGGAGCAAACTTCTGCAATTGACCATGCTTTTAAGTTTACTAAAAAAGTAATTGTTGAAAAATTTTGCCCGGGGCAGGAATACCGGTTTTTGGTCATCGATTATGTGGTGCGGGCCATTGCCTGGCGCGAACCGGCGAATGTTACCGGAGACGGAGAATCCTCTATTCAGCAATTGGTAGATGAGAAGAATATGGGGCGCGGAACTGATTACACGCATCCTTTACTAAAAATAAATATTGATGAGGAAGTGATCCGGCATTTGAATGCGCTTTCGATGACACCTGAAACGATATTGAAAAATGGGGAGAAGGTGTATTTACGGAAAAACTCAAACCTGAGTACCGGTGGCGACAGCATCGATGTAACCGATGAAATACCGGATTTTTACAAAAATGTGGCAGTAGAAGCAGCAAAGTCGGCAGGACTGAAAATTGCCGGAATCGACATTATAATTAAAGACACGAAGGTGACTGCCTCGCCTGATAATTACATCGTGGTTGAATTAAATGCACCGGCTATGTTATCGATGCACAATTATCCGTACATAGGTAAAAACCGCCATGTCGAGAAATATGTTCTTGACAGTATTTTGAATTCGAAGTAA